One Globicephala melas chromosome 6, mGloMel1.2, whole genome shotgun sequence genomic window carries:
- the RPL12 gene encoding large ribosomal subunit protein uL11, protein MPPKFDPNEIKVVYLRCTGGEVGATSALAPKIGPLGLSPKKVGDDIAKATGDWKGLRITVKLTIQNRQAQIEVVPSASALIIKALKEPPRDRKKQKNIKHSGNITFDEIVSIARQMRHRSLARELSGTIKEILGTAQSVGCNVDGRHPHDIIDDINSGAVECPAS, encoded by the exons ATGCCGCCTAAGTTCGACCCCAACGAGATCAAAGTCG TGTACCTGAGGTGCACCGGTGGGGAAGTCGGTGCCACGTCTGCCCTGGCCCCCAAGATCGGCCCCCTGGGTCTG tcTCCAAAAAAAGTTGGTGATGACATCGCCAAGGCAACTGGTGATTGGAAGGGTCTGAGGATTACAGTGAAACTGACCATTCAGAACCGACAGGCCCAG ATTGAGGTGGTACCTTCTGCCTCTGCCCTGATCATCAAAGCCCTCAAGGAACCgccaagagacagaaagaagcagaaaaaca TTAAGCACAGTGGAAACATCACTTTTGATGAGATTGTCAGCATTGCCCGACAGATGCGGCATCGATCTTTAGCTAGAGAACTCTCTG GAACCATTAAAGAGATCCTGGGGACCGCCCAGTCTGTGGGCTGCAATGTTGATGGCCGCCACCCTCACGACATCATAGATGACATCAACAGTGGTGCAGTGGAATGTCCAGCT agttaa